From Acidimicrobiia bacterium:
CGACGGTCACGGCGACCGCGAGCACGATCACGTCGAGGTAGGACACCGCGTCGATGTCGGCGGTCTGGTCGCGCGAGATCGCAAGCGGGTGCGCGAGATGGAACGTGCCGCCCTCGATCGTGACGTCGTAGTCGCCGCGCGGGAGATCGCGCACCACGCCGCCGTGCGAGTGCAGCGCGACCTCCGTCACCGAGCCGTCGGGATGGCGGAGGTGCACGCGCGTTCCCGCGTGCGACCGCAGCAGCGCGTCGCGACCGACGAAGCGCACCGTGTACAACAGCAGGCGGACCGCGGGCCGGGGGTCGATGCTCGGGACGACACGTTGCTGGCCGCTGTTCACGACGTTCGAGCCCGCAACGTCGACCTTCGTGACCGTGTACGTGACTGCTCTCGTCGTCGGACCGTCGGGCCCGCTCGTGATCTCCTGGCCGGGCAGCCAGACGGCGTCGCCGCCGTGTACGTCCACCGTCGCGCCCGACGTGTTGGCGAGCTCGACGGCGCCGACGCGCGACGTGGGAACGGGGCTGCCGTGACGGTTCACGAAGCGGAGCTGCGTCAGGTAGTCCGTGCGGAACGTCGCGGTCTCGGTCATGACGCCGTTCAGGTACGTCCCGGATCCCGACCAGCCCGTGAACACCGCGCGTGTGTTCGGCGACATGTCGACCGTCGGGCTCGCGACGACGAGGACCTGATTGCGGTTCGCGGCGACCACGTCGCGCTCGCTCGACGCGATGAGCAACGCGGCCGTCCCCGTCTCGTCCGTCACGGTGAACGGCGTCGACGCGAACGTGAACGCCGCACCGACCACGGGCGGGACGGTGCGCACGACGAGCAAGCGCGTACCCTGCGGCAGTGCCGGGTTCAGGGTCGGGTGCGCGCGGTCCGGCTGCGGACGCGGCGGTTGCGGTGCCGCGGTCGCGACGCGAGCCGCGGCGACGCAACCGAATGACCAGACGAGCAGTCCGCATGCGAGCGCGGACGCGCAGCGGCGCATCGTTGCTCCGTCACGCGCCGCCGATGCCGCGCGGCCGCGCGCGCCGGCGGTGCAACGCGAGACCGAGCGCGAGCGCGCAGATCCCGATGACGAGCACGGCGGCGGCGTCGACACCGGTGAAGGGCAGGCCGAACACGTCGAACAGTGCCGCTCCCCCGCTCGGGTGCGCGCTGCTGGTGGCCTGCGCGCGTGCCGCGGGTGTCGCGGGCACGCAGAGCGTGGCGCCGTCGGGTCCGACCGCGGCGACCCCGCTCGCGCAGCCCGGTGCCACCCGGAATCGCTCGGGCGCGCCGGGCGCGGCCAGAGGCGTCGGGGCGCCGGGCGCGGCCACCGCCGCGGCCGTCACGTCGCGCGGGCCGACCGCCCCGCCCGAGACCGGATCGGCCGCCACGCTCGCGGACCGGCGGGTACTCGACGGCGCGAGCGCGGCCGCTGCGGGGTCGACTGCGGGCGGGTCGAGCACGCCGAAGAACCCCGGCACCGTCACGGACTGCGACCGCACCACCGGCGCTGCGGGCGCCGCGACCCGGACCGACGGCGACACGACGGACGGCGTCGTGATCGACGGTGTCGACACGGACGGCACGTTCACCGACGGCGTCGTCACCGGCGGCAACGAGAACGCAGGGATCGCCGGGATGGACGGCAGCACGGAGATCGGGTCGACGGACACCGGTGGCGCGGTGACGCGCGGTGTGGACACCGACGGCACGCGCACCGTCGGCACCGGGACCGATGGGACCGTGACCGAGGGGGCCGGCAGCGACGGCGCGCTCACCGGCGGAGGCGGCAGCGGGATCGAGGGCAACGACAGCGTCGGTGCCGTGACGGACGGTGCCGTGACAGCCGGCGCCGTGACCGTCGGTGCCGTGACCGTCGGCGGCGGCAGCGACGGAACCGACACGGACGGCGCCCTCACCTGCGGCACGGACGCACCCGCGACGGTGACGTTCGTCGCGAGCTTCGGGACGGTCACGGGCGGTGTCGTCACGGGCGGCGTCGTGACCGTCGGCGTCGTCACGGGCGGCGTCGTGACCGTGGGCGTCGTGACCGTCGGCGTGGTGATGCTCGGTGTCGCGAGCTTCGGCACGTTCACGGGGGGCGTCGTCACGGAGGGCGTCGTCACCGGCGGCGTGGTGACGTGCGGCGTGCTCACTGCGGCCGCGACCTTCGACGTGGTCGCCGGCGGGGTCGTGACCGGCGGCGTCGTGACGGGTACGCGCACGGTCGCGCTCGTGACCGACTTCGTCGCGGCCGTGACGGTGTGCGTGACGCCCGTTGCCGGACTCGATGCCGACGTCGCGCCGGCCGGTGCCGCCGGGACCGATGCGGAGCCGGCGGCGATCGGCACCACGAACGCCAGGCCGACGACGGCGACCGAGGCGCATGCGAGCGCACCGGTCGTGCGGAGGAGCGCGGACCTCACCCGGGCCCGCGCCACCGGGAACCTGCCCATGGGACCCCCCGTGACGAATCGCGCGTTGCGGCCCACGTACCCGCATTCGGTGGTCGGGCTAACCAACTCGCCCTCCGAGCGTGTCAGCATGACGTCATGACAGCGACGTATCGGGAGCGGCCGCCCGTCGCCGGTCTCGCCCCCGCAGTCGCGTGCGTGTGGACCCAGCACGTCGGCGCGACGTCCGCGCCCTACGAGCACCGTGTCGTCCCGGACGCCTGCGTCGACGTCCTCTGGCGTGACGGCCGACTCGAGCTCGCGGGCCCCGACACGGGCCCCGTGCTCACGCCGTTGTCGCCGCAGTCCTCGATCGTCGGGATCAGGTTCCGGCCCGGCCACGCGCGCCGGTTCCTGGGCGTGCCCGTGTCCGAGCTCACCGACGCGCGCCTGTCGCTCGACGACGTCCTGGGCGACGACGCGCGCGATCTCGCCGATCGGCTCGCCGACGCCCGCACGGCCGACGACGGCGAACGCCTCCTCGAAGCGGCGATGCTCGAGCGCGTCCCGACCGCGCCAGACGCCGACGACGTCGTGGAGCCGCTCGTCGCGATGCTCGCCACGGGCCGCTCGTCCGTGCACGACGCAGCGCGGACACTCGCGTTCAGCGAGCGGCAGCTCCACCGGCGCTGCGTCGCGGCGTTCGGCTACGGCCCCAAGACGCTCGACCGCGTGCTCCGCTTCCAGCGCTTCCTGCGCGCCGCGCGCGCCACGGACGCGTCGTTCGCACGTCTTGCCGCGGCGTCCGGCTACAGCGACGAGGCGCACCTCGCGCACGAGTGCCGCGCCCTCGGCGGCACGCGACCGAGCGAGCTCGCCGGCCGCGTCGTCCCCGGCAGCTGACCGCTCCTGCTCGCGTCCTCACTCCGGCCAGATCAGCCCGCCGCGCTCGTCGAACGACATGCCGGGCGCCCAGACGATCTCCCACACGTTGTCCTCCGGGTCCGCGAAGTAGCCGGAGTAGCCGCCGAAGTCGCGATCGACCGGACGCGCGAGCACCCGGCCGCCCGCACGCTCGACGTCCGCGATCGCGGCGTCGACCATCTCCCGGCGTTCGACGACGACCGCGAGCGTGAAGCCGCGGAAGTTGCCGTCGGGCTCGGCCACGGGGAGGTTCGCCTCGCCCGCGAGCAGGTGCAACGGGAACATCGTCAGCGAGCCGCCGCCGACCTCGAAGCGGACGAACTCGTCGTCGTCCGAGCGGCTCTTCCAGCCGAGCCGCTCGTAGAACGACCGCATCGTCGCCAGGTCACGGTAGCCGAGCGTCACGACGCTCATGCGTGCGGGAACCGTCATCGCGTTCTCCTCTCTCGCTGCAACAGTCACGCTCTCGAGGGGCACGCTAGGGACCAGCGGTGCGGCTCGCCTTGGAGGAATCGGACACCATGAGCTCGAACAGCATGAGCATCGAGAAGCTGCCGATCGCCGGTGAGCGGGTCACGACCGACGACACGATCGCGGTCATCGCGCCGTACGACGGCCGAGAGCTCGGCCGGGTCCCGAAGTGCGGACCCGCCGAGGTCGACCGCGCGGTGCGCGCCGCGCGCGACGCGATGTCGCACGGCGCGCTCCCGCCGTGGCGACGCGCCGAGACCCTCGACATCGCGGCGCGGCTGCTCACCGAGCGCAACGAGGACTTCGCGCGCACGATCGCGCTCGAAGCGGCCAAGCCCATCAAGACGGCGCGCATCGAAGCGGAGCGCGCCGTCGCGACGTTCACGTTCGCAGCGGCCGAGGCGCGGGTGCTCGCGGGCGACATGGTGCCGCTCGACGCGAGCGCGGTCGGCGAGGGGAAGCTCGGGTTCACGCTCCGGCTGCCGATCGGCGTCGTCGGGGCGATCTCGCCGTTCAACTTCCCGCTCAACCTCGTCGCGCACAAGCTCGCGCCCGCGATCGCAGCGGGCTGTCCGGTCGTGTTGAAGCCGGCGTCACAGACGCCGCTGTCCGCGATCAAGCTCGCCGAGCTCCTCCTCGACGAGTGCGGCCTGCCCGGCGACCAGCTCAGCGTGGTGACGGGCGGAGGCGGCAGCGTCGGCAACGCGCTCGTCGAGCACGACGGCGTGGCGCTCATCACGTTCACCGGCTCACCCGAGGTCGGCTGGGGCATCAAGGAGCGCGCGCCGCGCAAGAAGGTCGGCCTCGAGCTGGGCAACAACGCGCCCGTCATCGTCGAGCCGGGGTCCGACTACGAGACGGCCGCGCGCAAGGTCTCGGTCGCGGGGTTCTCGCACGCGGGACAGTCGTGCATCTCGACCCAGCGCATCTTCGTGCACCGCTCCGTCGCGGACGACTTCCTCGGCGCGCTCGTCCCGCTCGTGCAGGCGCTGCGCGTCGGCGACCCGCTCGACGAGCAGACGGACGTGTCCGCGTTGATCACGACGGGCGACCGCGACCGTGTGAAGTCGTGGATCGACGACGCCGTGGCCGGCGGCGCCTCCGTGCTCGCGGGCGGTGACGTGCGCGACGGCATGCTCGAGCCGACCGTGCTCGTCGACGTCACGCCCGAGATGAAGGTGTGCTCGCACGAGGTGTTCGGCCCGGTCGTCGGTGTCGCGAGGTACGACGACGTCGGCGACGCGATCCGTCTCGCGAACGACACCCGCTACGGCTTGCAG
This genomic window contains:
- a CDS encoding aldehyde dehydrogenase family protein, producing MSIEKLPIAGERVTTDDTIAVIAPYDGRELGRVPKCGPAEVDRAVRAARDAMSHGALPPWRRAETLDIAARLLTERNEDFARTIALEAAKPIKTARIEAERAVATFTFAAAEARVLAGDMVPLDASAVGEGKLGFTLRLPIGVVGAISPFNFPLNLVAHKLAPAIAAGCPVVLKPASQTPLSAIKLAELLLDECGLPGDQLSVVTGGGGSVGNALVEHDGVALITFTGSPEVGWGIKERAPRKKVGLELGNNAPVIVEPGSDYETAARKVSVAGFSHAGQSCISTQRIFVHRSVADDFLGALVPLVQALRVGDPLDEQTDVSALITTGDRDRVKSWIDDAVAGGASVLAGGDVRDGMLEPTVLVDVTPEMKVCSHEVFGPVVGVARYDDVGDAIRLANDTRYGLQAAIYTPDLETALRAAHELDFGAVLVNEVPTWRTDQMPYGGVRDSGNTREGPRYAIREMTEERLVVIQP
- a CDS encoding VOC family protein codes for the protein MTVPARMSVVTLGYRDLATMRSFYERLGWKSRSDDDEFVRFEVGGGSLTMFPLHLLAGEANLPVAEPDGNFRGFTLAVVVERREMVDAAIADVERAGGRVLARPVDRDFGGYSGYFADPEDNVWEIVWAPGMSFDERGGLIWPE
- a CDS encoding DUF6597 domain-containing transcriptional factor — protein: MTATYRERPPVAGLAPAVACVWTQHVGATSAPYEHRVVPDACVDVLWRDGRLELAGPDTGPVLTPLSPQSSIVGIRFRPGHARRFLGVPVSELTDARLSLDDVLGDDARDLADRLADARTADDGERLLEAAMLERVPTAPDADDVVEPLVAMLATGRSSVHDAARTLAFSERQLHRRCVAAFGYGPKTLDRVLRFQRFLRAARATDASFARLAAASGYSDEAHLAHECRALGGTRPSELAGRVVPGS